From Microthrixaceae bacterium, one genomic window encodes:
- a CDS encoding TIGR03619 family F420-dependent LLM class oxidoreductase: protein MDLGVTIFLTDRTIDPAEFARAVEDRGFSSIWVPEHTHIPTSRRTPSPMGEPLAEEYKRTLDPFVVMGMMSAVTSRVRLGTGIALLAERDPIVTAKEVATLDHCSDGRIHLGIGYGWNIEELEDHGGSKATRRAVVRERVLAMQALWGDEVAAFEGDHVKLSPSWAWPKPRQTVRGRPGVPVLVGGAAGPILFRHIAEFADGWIPVGGAGVADAMADLHRAAQDVGRDPSELTVVPFGTLPNADKLGYYESLGIPEVVLRVPSAERDEVLRVLDDHARFLP from the coding sequence GTGGACCTCGGAGTGACGATCTTCCTGACCGACCGAACGATCGACCCAGCCGAGTTCGCTCGCGCGGTGGAGGACCGGGGCTTCTCGTCGATCTGGGTGCCCGAGCACACCCACATCCCCACCAGCCGCCGAACCCCCTCACCGATGGGTGAACCTCTGGCCGAGGAGTACAAGCGCACCCTTGACCCGTTCGTGGTCATGGGCATGATGAGCGCCGTCACCTCCCGGGTCCGGCTCGGCACCGGCATCGCGCTGCTGGCCGAGCGAGACCCCATTGTCACCGCCAAAGAGGTCGCCACCCTCGACCACTGCTCGGACGGCCGCATACACCTCGGCATCGGCTACGGATGGAACATCGAGGAGCTGGAAGACCACGGCGGATCCAAGGCCACCCGCCGGGCGGTGGTGCGCGAGCGGGTGTTGGCCATGCAGGCCCTTTGGGGTGACGAGGTCGCCGCCTTCGAGGGTGACCACGTCAAGCTGAGCCCGTCATGGGCGTGGCCCAAACCGCGCCAGACCGTCCGAGGCCGGCCCGGAGTACCGGTGCTGGTGGGCGGGGCGGCCGGACCCATCCTGTTCCGCCATATCGCCGAGTTCGCCGACGGTTGGATTCCGGTCGGTGGGGCTGGCGTCGCCGACGCCATGGCCGACCTCCACCGAGCCGCCCAAGACGTGGGAAGAGACCCCTCCGAGCTGACCGTCGTCCCCTTCGGCACGCTTCCGAACGCGGACAAGCTCGGCTACTACGAGTCACTCGGGATCCCCGAGGTGGTTCTGCGGGTCCCATCGGCCGAGCGAGACGAAGTCCTGCGCGTGCTCGACGACCACGCCCGCTTCCTCCCCTGA
- a CDS encoding SDR family oxidoreductase translates to MGSICEGRVVVITGAGRGIGRGHALEFARQGAKVVVNDIGAELDGSGGSTGPAGEVVEEIRAMGGEAVANGDDISTWDGGANLVKAAIDAFGDLHVVVNNAGVVRDRMFANATEDEWDLTMQVHLKGHFTTSRHAAAYWRDKAKAGEAVDARIINTSSGAGLMGSVGQAAYSAAKGGILALTLVQAAELGRYGITVNALAPAARTRMTEQVFASTMAAPDDPDAFDPMAPENVAPLVVWLGSPDSAGVTGRVFEVEAGKVSVADGWNHGRVIDKGARWEPIEVGNAVLELLAEAPTPTSVYGAG, encoded by the coding sequence ATGGGTTCGATCTGTGAGGGTCGCGTTGTCGTAATCACCGGAGCCGGTCGTGGCATCGGCCGGGGTCACGCCCTGGAGTTCGCCCGGCAGGGAGCCAAGGTGGTGGTAAACGACATCGGAGCCGAACTGGACGGGTCGGGTGGGTCGACGGGCCCGGCCGGCGAGGTCGTCGAGGAGATCAGGGCCATGGGCGGTGAGGCCGTCGCCAACGGCGACGACATCTCCACCTGGGACGGTGGCGCCAACCTGGTCAAGGCGGCGATCGATGCCTTCGGTGATCTGCATGTGGTTGTCAACAACGCCGGGGTGGTGCGCGACCGCATGTTCGCCAACGCCACCGAGGACGAGTGGGACCTGACAATGCAGGTCCACCTCAAGGGTCACTTCACCACGTCGCGCCACGCCGCTGCCTACTGGCGAGACAAGGCCAAGGCCGGTGAGGCGGTCGACGCCAGGATCATCAACACCTCGTCGGGGGCTGGGTTGATGGGCTCGGTGGGTCAGGCCGCATACTCGGCAGCCAAGGGCGGCATCCTCGCCCTCACCCTGGTTCAGGCCGCGGAGTTGGGCCGCTATGGGATCACGGTCAACGCCCTGGCGCCGGCGGCTCGGACTCGCATGACCGAGCAGGTCTTCGCCTCGACGATGGCCGCCCCCGATGACCCGGATGCCTTCGACCCGATGGCCCCCGAGAACGTGGCGCCGCTGGTGGTGTGGTTGGGATCGCCAGACTCGGCCGGTGTCACCGGTCGGGTTTTCGAGGTCGAGGCCGGAAAGGTGTCGGTTGCCGACGGATGGAACCACGGTCGCGTGATCGACAAGGGCGCTCGCTGGGAACCGATCGAGGTCGGCAACGCCGTGCTCGAACTGCTGGCCGAGGCACCCACCCCGACCTCGGTCTACGGCGCGGGCTGA
- a CDS encoding DUF2332 domain-containing protein — MPREAEPVDAEPANADELAARFDTWAKGVVRNLPLYRRLCEGVAGDREVAARLLISPRPAQRIPNLLLAAVHDVVLAGDHHPDAEAIRRWYGSVTPEPWVVGRGVDDPWPHFRALALDHEVVAERIGTCSTQTNEVGRCAPLLAALAGVGAGTTGRGIGLVEIGASAGLNLLLDRYGYCYTRSRVVPGTGDALSADESDGEALWLAPNAPLVLTCALRGPCTPPLPEVMPVIDYRVGLDLHPVDPGERAQARWLVACQWPDQPERVHRARTAIALSHGRRPRVVVGDAVDGLAELVRSVPDGSLPVVVATWVLSYIGPDRQRDLMAVLGELATERDLSFVYSEQPELVPGLGVPPRPDGRPDGTATALVRIDWRGGEGVEHRLGDQHPHGTWLEWLGPQR; from the coding sequence GTGCCACGCGAAGCCGAACCCGTCGATGCCGAACCCGCCAATGCCGACGAGTTGGCGGCTCGCTTCGACACCTGGGCGAAGGGCGTGGTCCGTAACCTTCCCCTTTATCGCCGGCTCTGCGAAGGAGTTGCTGGCGACCGAGAGGTGGCGGCCCGGCTCCTGATCTCCCCCCGGCCCGCGCAACGGATCCCGAACCTGCTGTTGGCAGCGGTCCACGATGTGGTGCTGGCTGGTGATCACCATCCCGATGCCGAGGCGATTCGACGGTGGTACGGGTCGGTCACACCCGAACCATGGGTGGTGGGGCGTGGGGTAGACGACCCCTGGCCCCACTTCCGGGCGCTCGCCCTCGACCACGAGGTGGTGGCCGAGCGAATCGGGACCTGTTCCACCCAGACCAACGAGGTCGGTCGGTGCGCCCCGCTGCTGGCCGCCCTGGCTGGGGTGGGGGCTGGAACCACTGGCCGGGGAATCGGACTGGTGGAGATCGGCGCCAGTGCCGGGCTCAACCTGCTGCTCGACCGCTACGGGTACTGCTACACCCGGTCTCGGGTCGTTCCCGGAACCGGTGACGCGCTCAGCGCCGACGAGTCCGATGGCGAGGCGTTGTGGCTGGCCCCCAACGCGCCGCTGGTGCTCACATGCGCGCTGCGTGGTCCGTGCACGCCACCGCTTCCGGAGGTGATGCCGGTCATCGACTACCGGGTCGGATTGGACCTCCACCCGGTCGATCCCGGTGAGCGGGCCCAGGCCCGCTGGCTGGTGGCGTGCCAGTGGCCCGACCAGCCCGAGCGCGTCCATCGGGCCCGCACCGCCATCGCCCTGTCTCACGGTCGACGACCCCGGGTGGTCGTCGGGGACGCCGTGGATGGCCTGGCCGAGCTAGTGCGCTCGGTCCCCGACGGCTCCCTGCCGGTGGTGGTGGCGACGTGGGTGCTCTCCTACATCGGTCCCGATCGGCAACGAGACCTGATGGCGGTGTTGGGCGAGCTGGCGACCGAGAGAGACCTCAGCTTCGTGTACTCCGAACAGCCGGAGTTGGTGCCCGGTCTGGGGGTGCCGCCTCGTCCCGATGGTAGGCCCGACGGTACAGCCACCGCCCTCGTGCGGATCGACTGGCGCGGTGGTGAGGGTGTCGAACACCGTCTCGGTGATCAACACCCTCACGGCACCTGGTTGGAGTGGCTCGGCCCCCAGCGGTGA
- a CDS encoding sigma-70 family RNA polymerase sigma factor translates to MTDLPTTLPDPGADGPLLEVVVADFDEFFATEYRGLVAMLTALTGNRMVAEDLAQEAMVKAHQRWARISRYDKPAAWLRRVAINLAHNNRARKRSEQRAMARLAGERPAWEVRLGVDDGGDEFWAQVRRLPSRQAAAITLYYLEDRAVADVAAVLDCAEGTAKALLHKGRANLAQALRLSEEAS, encoded by the coding sequence ATGACCGACCTTCCCACCACCCTCCCCGATCCTGGGGCCGACGGTCCGTTGCTAGAGGTGGTGGTGGCCGACTTCGACGAATTCTTCGCCACCGAATACCGCGGCCTAGTCGCCATGCTGACCGCTCTCACCGGCAACCGGATGGTGGCCGAGGATCTGGCTCAAGAGGCCATGGTCAAGGCCCACCAGCGTTGGGCCCGGATCTCCCGCTACGACAAACCGGCCGCCTGGCTTCGACGGGTGGCCATCAACCTGGCCCACAACAATCGGGCCCGCAAGCGCTCCGAACAACGAGCCATGGCCCGCCTCGCCGGCGAACGCCCAGCGTGGGAGGTTCGCCTCGGCGTCGACGACGGCGGCGACGAGTTCTGGGCTCAGGTCCGTCGTCTCCCGAGCCGCCAGGCTGCCGCCATCACCCTCTACTACCTCGAGGACCGCGCCGTCGCTGACGTTGCCGCCGTCCTCGACTGCGCCGAAGGAACAGCCAAGGCGTTGCTCCACAAAGGTCGGGCCAACCTGGCCCAAGCTCTGCGACTGTCCGAGGAGGCATCATGA